A DNA window from Phyllostomus discolor isolate MPI-MPIP mPhyDis1 chromosome X, mPhyDis1.pri.v3, whole genome shotgun sequence contains the following coding sequences:
- the LOC114505457 gene encoding sorting nexin-2-like, with product MAAEREPPPLGGGKPSDFEEQEEGEDLFTSTVSTLESIPSSPEPISLLAEDVSTNSNGPKPAEVVLDDDREDLFAEATEEVSLDSPEREPILSSEPSPAVTPVTPTTLIAPRIESKSMSVPVIFDRSREEIEEETNGDVFDIEIGVSDPEKVGDGMNAYMAYRVTTKTSLSMFSKSEFSVKRRFSDFLGLHSKLASKYLHVSYIVPPAPEKSIVGMTKVKVGKEDLSSTEFVEKWRAALERYLQRTVKHPTLLQDPDLRQFLESSELPRAVNMQALSGAGILRMVNKAADAVNKMTIKMNESDAWFEEKQQQFENLDQQLRKLHAHVEALVCHRKELSANTAAFAKRAAIAILGNSEDHTALSRALSQLAEAEEKIDQLHQEQAFADFYLFSELLSDYIRLIAAVKGVFDHRMKCWQKWEDAQITLLNKRETEAKMMVANKPDKILQAKNEIREWEAKVQQGERDFEQISKTIRKEVGRFEKERVKDFKTVIIKYLESLVQTQ from the coding sequence ATGGCGGCTGAGAGGGAACCTCCTCCGCTGGGGGGTGGGAAGCCCAGCGACTTCgaagagcaggaggagggagaagacctTTTCACCAGCACTGTTTCCACCCTAGAGTCAATTCCATCATCTCCAGAACCAATTAGTCTTCTTGCAGAAGATGTTAGTACAAACTCCAATGGTCCAAAGCCTGCAGAAGTTGTGCTAGATGATGACAGAGAAGATCTTTTTGCAGAAGCCACAGAAGAAGTTTCACTGGACAGTCCAGAAAGGGAACCTATCCTCTCCTCTGAACCTTCTCCTGCAGTTACTCCTGTGACCCCTACTACACTCATTGCTCCCAGAATTGAATCAAAGAGTATGTCTGTTCCTGTGATCTTTGACAGATCTAGGGAAGagattgaagaagaaacaaatggagaTGTTTTTGATATAGAGATTGGTGTGTCAGATCCAGAGAAAGTTGGTGATGGCATGAACGCTTACATGGCATATAGAGTAACAACAAAGACTTCTCTTTCGATGTTCAGTAAGAGTGAATTTTCGGTAAAAAGAAGATTTAGTGACTTTCTTGGTTTGCATAGCAAGTTAGCAAGCAAGTATTTACATGTCAGTTATATTGTGCCACCAGCTCCAGAAAAGAGTATAGTAGGCATGACCAAGGTCAAAGTGGGCAAAGAAGATTTGTCATCCACTGAATTTGTGGAAAAATGGAGAGCGGCTCTTGAAAGGTACCTTCAAAGAACAGTAAAGCATCCCACTTTACTCCAGGATCCTGATTTAAGGCAGTTCTTGGAAAGCTCAGAGCTGCCTAGAGCAGTTAATATGCAGGCTCTGAGTGGAGCAGGAATATTGAGGATGGTGAACAAGGCTGCCGACGCTGTCAACAAAATGACAATCAAGATGAATGAATCGGATGCATGGTTTGAAGAAAAGCAGCAGCAATTTGAAAATCTGGATCAGCAACTTAGGAAACTTCATGCCCATGTTGAAGCCTTGGTCTGTCATAGAAAAGAACTTTCAGCCAACACAGCTGCCTTTGCTAAAAGGGCTGCCATTGCCATATTAGGTAATTCTGAGGATCATACTGCTTTATCTAGAGCTTTGTCTCAGCTTGCAGAGGCTGAAGAGAAGATAGACCAGTTACATCAAGAACAAGCTTTTGctgacttttatttgttttccgaACTACTTAGTGACTACATTCGTCTTATTGCTGCAGTGAAAGGTGTGTTTGACCATCGAATGAAGTGCTGGCAGAAATGGGAAGATGCTCAAATTACTTTGCTCAATAAACGTGAAACTGAGGCAAAAATGATGGTTGCTAACAAACCAGATAAAATACTGCaagctaaaaatgaaataagagagTGGGAGGCAAAAGTACAACAAGGAGAAAGAGATTTTGAACAGATCTCTAAAACAATTCGAAAAGAAGTGGGAAGATTTGAGAAAGAACGagtgaaagattttaaaactgttattatcAAGTACTTAGAATCATTAGTTCAAACACAATAA